The following is a genomic window from Miscanthus floridulus cultivar M001 chromosome 14, ASM1932011v1, whole genome shotgun sequence.
TGTCTAGCAGATATTCTTAAAAGAGTAAACTTCACAAAACTACAACAATCTGCGTCGTTGTTTCAGAAAACTACAAGAACTTTGTACCTTTGTTTAAGGAAACTACAGACTTCTGTGcacggtcccacctgtcagcttcATAGTGATCCTTTCTCATATCTGAGGTTAACTGGTCGGGCCAACCACAAAAGTTCAAATAGTTGTAGCTTTTGTGAAATTTACTCTAATAATCATGATTGTCCTTGcccaatcaaacatatgctaagggggtgtttagttcgtgaaatgaaaatttttggatgtcacattggatgtttcggagatgtcggaaggggttttcggatactaataaaaaaaactaattacatagctcgcctagaaactgcgagacgaatttattaagcctaattaatccatcattagcgcgtgttagttactgtagcacttatggctaatcatggactaattagtcttaaaacattcgtcttgcGATTTTTAACCAAACTgcgcaattaattttttttcgtctatatttaatactccatgcatgtgccgcaagatttgatgttatagtttagggtgaaaattttttggaactacAATTTTGGACTGCCACAGAACCAGGGTGGTCCTTCTAGACTGATTACGTGTACAACATAAAGCTTATTCAATGCTTCATCCACAGCAGAGACATTGTTACTTTGTACTGCAACCATATACAGCTTCACAAGATGCAGTTCACCAGCCTGTCCAGAGATTAAGAGAAGAATTTGAGGCCAGAATTTCAAAATGAGATTACATGTTCAGAAAAGCAGTAAGTATTCATTCAGATACAAACCTTGTGCATTGTCTACAACTCTGGTATGGTCCAAGCGAAGCACAAGCACAATGCAAGTGTCAACTCCTAGCTGCTCAGAGTATTCTTTCGCAGCCTGCGGATGTGACATGGATTTGATAATAATTAGTAGAACCAACAATAAAGAAGTGATAGGCTAAAAGGCATAAAGGTTACAGTACCTGCACAATAATTTGAAGATTTCCCCGCACATTGACCTGCAGAAGGTCCTTCATGCACTCTAATGCCCACTCTCTTGAAAGGGCGCCAAAGAACTCCACACAGTGCCTGCGTAGAAAGGTTGTTAATGTATAAGACAATAACAGTATATTTGAATATAGTTGAAGAGTAGTACAAAACTGTGGCTCAATGGCATGGACATTAACAATGACTCGATGCCAGGTAATTCCTAGTAATGCTGCATCACAACATTTAAGATTAGTGAAACATAGAAACAAAGATAAGAGAACAACAATCTTTTTTCTCaaacatgcaggagagctgcgtatcatttcattaagaagaaagggACATCTAGTTATTTGCCACTCTTACGGAGGTCGCCTCTCTGATTGTCAACTTTGTGGTGGCAACCTCAAAAATGTCCTAGAAAATAGTAACTCGCATAATATTTTGCCatttttgctgacgtggcatgcCAGATCAGCCAGCCAGCTTGGGAACGGGCCGTTGACGCTCGAAGACCAAAGGCAAAAGACCATTCTGCCCCCGCCGTGTATTGCTTAACAAGCGCCGTCTCCTCCCATCTGCTCAGTCCACTCGCTATTTTCCCGTCCCTCCCCTTTCATTCCCCGTGGCGGCGCGAGCTTGAGGCGGGCAagcgggagctcggcggcggcgccaagTCGCAGGATGGCACGACGCCTGCAAGGTTAGATCTACTGCCTTCTTCTACCTACGCGCGGCATCTGTGAATGGGGGGATTCCTGatgctagggtttcctaattttcGTGTGTTGATGTAGGATTCGGATGTAGAGCAAACCATTAGCCATGATGGTGTGGTCTCCGTGCCCCCCGTGGTATGTTTCATTGTTATGGCATGTATGTGAGGGGATCCCGTATGTGAGGGATGTCCTAACTCCCAATTTGTTTGTTTTGCTTGTCACTGTCAGGATTAATCCTGGCAATGCTTTTAGAATCCATGTTAGCATTGATAAATACACTTTGGTTAACGACTATGGAGTGGTTGACCTAGATGCTCAAGAACATGACCTGTGGTTTGACAGTAGCAATGTGTACACACTGAATGGCTTTGTAGATGATATGGCCAGCAAGATCATTTGGGGCCGCAGTCAGCAACTGCTTATTTGGGGTGTTGACATTGACAGTGGAACAGAGTGGAAGGTTACTAGCAGTGATCAGTTTGAGGAGATGATAATGTCTAGGATGGATGAGAAGGTAATGCATGTTAGCTGTGATGTTGTTGAGAAAGATGCAGTTGGTCTGAATGATGTTGTTAGCAGAGCAAACAAAGGTGGGTCTTCTACTATTGCTGCCCAATCTGGTGTGACAAATGCAGGACATGCAGAGAATGCAGAAGCCTTAGGTGACACTTGTAGTACTCCTGAAGAAGGTAGAGCTGAAGAAAATGTGGTTGATTGGAACACATTGACTATATTGGCTGATGAGAACTGTGATGGTGAAGCTAATGCTGTGGTAGATGAGGATCAAATCTATGAGGCTTTTGGATTCAAGGTAGCAGATGAGGCTCCTACAGATGAGGTtcctattcctaacatacctgcTGATGTGGAGGATGAAATGAATGAGGCAGCAATCCCTGTTAATGATGACCTAGGAGATGAGCCAATGTTTGGTTGGGATAGAGACAACCCTGACATGAGTGTTGGGACACTGTATCCTTGCATGGATGATTTTAGGATGGCAATTAAGCAGCATGCTATTGTGAATGAGTTTCAATTGGGGACAGGGAAGTCTGACAAGGAGAGGTTTAGGGGCTACTGCAGTTCCAAGGGCTGCCCATGGAAAATTAGAGCTAGGACACAGAAGGATGGCAGTGTCAGGGTACCAATACTAACACTTTTTTTGTCCTTTTGATGTAACCTTATTTCTGATATTTGCATGTTGTATCTGAATTTATCTTAACTATTTCTGACATTTCTTCATGTATGTGCAGATCCAAATCAATAAGGGTACCCACAAGTGTCCTTCAAAGAGTAGAGTTCTTAGGAGGATGGCATCCCAGAAGTGGATTGTTGAGAGGGCTATACCACTATTGAAGGATAGTCCAGAGATGGGTCCCAAAGCTGTGAAGGAAGAGTTAGAGAAGAAGTACAACATAAAGATTTCATATCAGACTGTATTTTATAGGAGACAAAGGGCTGCAGATAAATTATTTGGTAAGTGGGATGATTATTTTGATTATTTGTTTAGATTCAAGGCTGAGATTGAGCTTAGGTCTCCTGATAGTGTAGTTGAGATAGATACAGTTACTGTGGAAGGCAAGGTACACTTTAGTAGATTTTTTTGTGCCTTCAAAGCAAATATAGATGGATTTAGAGATGGCTGCAGACCCTATATTAGTGTAGATTCAATTGCTCTCAATGGTGAGTGGAATGGCCACATGCCTGCAGCCAATGCAATAGATGGCCACAATTGGTTGTACCCAATTGCTTTTGGCTTCTTTGATTCAGAGACCAAGGATAATTGGACTTGGTTTATGGAACAGTTAGGGAAAGCTTTAGGGCCAATGAACCACTTGGCTATATGCACTGATGCCTGCAAAGGGCTAGAAGCAGCTGTGAAAAAGGTTTTCCCTGGAGCAGAGCAGAGAGAGTGTTTCAGGCATCTCATGGAAAATATGAAGAAAAGGTTTACAGGAAATGCCTATGCCAAGTACATGTGGCCAGCAGCAAGGGCATGCACAGTAGAGAAGATCAATAAATTGATGGACAAAGTTATTGAAGCCTATCCAGGAGTTGTTCCATGGTTGAAGGATCATCACAGTTTACTGTGGGCTAGGAGTGGATTCAAGGAAGAGATCAAGTGTGACTTCATAAATAACAATTTGGCTGAATCTTAGAATGCATGGATCTAAGCACACAAAGATCTACCATTAGACATTCTAGCTGATGCTATCAGGCATAAGACAATGGTACTTTTTGAGAAGAGAAGGAAGATATCCAAGGCCCTAAAAGGATTCATACTaccagcaataattcatcagctaaATGCAGCCTCAAAGGGACTGAACCATCTGAAGGCAACTAAGGGTGGACCCAACCAAGCAGAGGTGATAGTCATGTACAATGATGAAGTTGTCAAGAGGCATGTTGTCTACCTAGACCAACATGAGTGTACATGCAGAGAGTGGCAAGTGAGTGGCAAGCCCTATCCCCATGCACTGGCAGTCATAATAGCTGAAAGGCAGCCAAATATGGAGCAATATGTGGATATGGCCTACTCAGTGCACAAGTTCCAAGCAGCATATGCAGGAATGATTCCTGTCATCACTGATAAGAGCCAGTGGCCGATAGTTGAGAAGGGATTCAAGCTTCTTCCACCAATTGGGAAGAAAAGAGGACTTAGGAGGCAAAGGAAGAAGATGGTTAAGGGATGC
Proteins encoded in this region:
- the LOC136503130 gene encoding LOW QUALITY PROTEIN: uncharacterized protein (The sequence of the model RefSeq protein was modified relative to this genomic sequence to represent the inferred CDS: substituted 2 bases at 2 genomic stop codons), which translates into the protein MAWTLTMTRCQISQPAWERAVDARRPKAKDHSAPAVYCLTSAVSSHLLSPLAIFPSLPFHSPWRRELEAGKRELGGGAKSQDGTTPARINPGNAFRIHVSIDKYTLVNDYGVVDLDAQEHDLWFDSSNVYTLNGFVDDMASKIIWGRSQQLLIWGVDIDSGTEWKVTSSDQFEEMIMSRMDEKVMHVSCDVVEKDAVGLNDVVSRANKGGSSTIAAQSGVTNAGHAENAEALGDTCSTPEEGRAEENVVDWNTLTILADENCDGEANAVVDEDQIYEAFGFKVADEAPTDEVPIPNIPADVEDEMNEAAIPVNDDLGDEPMFGWDRDNPDMSVGTLYPCMDDFRMAIKQHAIVNEFQLGTGKSDKERFRGYCSSKGCPWKIRARTQKDGSVRIQINKGTHKCPSKSRVLRRMASQKWIVERAIPLLKDSPEMGPKAVKEELEKKYNIKISYQTVFYRRQRAADKLFGKWDDYFDYLFRFKAEIELRSPDSVVEIDTVTVEGKVHFSRFFCAFKANIDGFRDGCRPYISVDSIALNGEWNGHMPAANAIDGHNWLYPIAFGFFDSETKDNWTWFMEQLGKALGPMNHLAICTDACKGLEAAVKKVFPGAEQRECFRHLMENMKKRFTGNAYAKYMWPAARACTVEKINKLMDKVIEAYPGVVPWLKDHHSLLWARSGFKEEIKCDFINNNLAESXNAWIXAHKDLPLDILADAIRHKTMVLFEKRRKISKALKGFILPAIIHQLNAASKGLNHLKATKGGPNQAEVIVMYNDEVVKRHVVYLDQHECTCREWQVSGKPYPHALAVIIAERQPNMEQYVDMAYSVHKFQAAYAGMIPVITDKSQWPIVEKGFKLLPPIGKKRGLRRQRKKMVKGCLERNGKATRQVTCKGCGELGHRRTSWRCPLSGTKKRKRTRKTKTKKGPKKGADKEYEPAPASETAAAPPKPSPAPPTAAAPEPSPAPLAVAAPSPRTPRTRAAVAREREAEEAAAARRLNLEAPQPLEMIILEAESLPNPAPAKKMTPRREQLATKTELAMVVKSISVVLQ